In the Arachis ipaensis cultivar K30076 chromosome B04, Araip1.1, whole genome shotgun sequence genome, GATAATGGTTTCTACTTTTCCTAGCTCAAAGAATCTAGGACCAAATGATGTCATACTTTCATCTTGACTATTACTTATTTTATTCCTGAAGTGTAATAGTAAGCTAAGAAAACTTGAAAGGGTTaagggaaataaagaaaataaaatcacaagattaaagaGGTAGGAAAAGAAAGGAAAACTTAGTTCCATGATAGGAATCAATTATATGGTTAACactattagaatttagaaatgtTGGCCTCAAATTCTTCTCTGCTGCAAAATTTCAGCAGTTATAAAATTCTACATtcctatttttcttattttgctcttcATTTTGTTGTCTTAGTGTTCTTCTTGCCTCTGAAAAACTTGGCAAAATTTGGGATTACCTTCTTTCTAGCCTTAACCGGGAAAGGACTAACAAGCCGAGTCGCCGGCGAAGAAGACTTTTGAAACTTCATTCTCCTGGCAGGAGTTATGCTGCCATTGGATTTGAAGCTCCTTCTAGACATGGCTCTCTGGAAGTTCTTGGAATTACTTCTTTCACGTTTCCTTGGCCAATTCTCAAATTCTTCACTACTAACCCTTCTTGCAAGAAACTTctcttctgcttgcttttccATCAATTTGGTTTCCTTAAGTTCTTTCTGAGctatttttgttttcattagtaTTTCTCTCTCACTGGCCTTGAAAGCTTCAATCCATGCCTGAGCTGCCTCAACTTTCTTATCAGCGATTTCCTCGGCCGCAGATGCATGATTGGTTAAGTACTCATACTCAAATTTTGAGATAGTAATCACAGAACCATGCTGTGATGATGAAGCTCTTTCTCTCATTGTGTTCTCAGCAAGTGTCTTCAGCTTCTCTAAGGCTAAAGCCTCTGAAGTTTTTGCTACTTCTAGCTCTTGCATGGCGTCTCGCAATCTTTCCTCAGTGATGTCAATCTCAGACTCAATCTTTTGTATCTCTGCACTGGTGGCTGTAACCTCTTGACTTATCAGATCCTTTTCCTTCTTTGCATCGTCCCGTTCGGTCTTGAGATTATCAAGGGTATGTGTTAGACTCATGAGTATGGATTTGGCCTTCTGTTCAGCTGCAGACACAGCTTCTAGTTTAGATTTTGCTCTTAAGAACTTGGAATTCAGATTAAGAACTGTTGAATCAacttttccttcttccttcttcaagcGAACCGTCTCGGCTGTTACATGATTCAACTCATTTCTTATGACATCCATAGACACCATAAACTGAAAACCTTCTTCTTTAATCAAAGCCAGTTCTTTCTTTGCTGCTTCCAattcttcttttatattttttgacaTCATAGCAGTgccttctgattcctcttctttcGCGAAACCTGCTTCAAATTGCTTAATACCTTCATCTCCTTTAGCCCTTTTCTCATTTTCTTTAACTGAGTTCAACTCATTCTGCAAGAGTTCAACATCTGACATAGTCACAGCTAATTTCTTTTCAAGCTCTTTGGATTCCTCTATCTCTGCAATGGCCTCCTTCATTTTCTTCCTCATGCTTTCCAATTTCGCCTCATGCTCATTCGCTTCCTTTCTTCTCTGTGCTTCAATTTCTTCCAATTCTTTCAAGGCTTCAATCCTTGCAAGTTCAGCAAGAACTTGCTCTTCATTGGCTTCCTCAATCTCCTTCCTAAGCCCTTCTGCAGTTCTTGAACAATTGATAATCTTGGAGCTTGATTCCTCGAATTCTTTCTCGGCTCTGGACTTCTGTTCCAACACAGAAGCCACATCAAGCTTAAGCTTGAATAAATCCCTCTTAACACATTCCAACTCTCTCATCACATTAGCATACTCATGATGCTCATTCCTTTTTACAACCAATGCACCATTTTGgttctttctcctcttctctaGTGTTTCTATGTCTCTCATTTGCATCTTCGCCTTGTTACTCGATTCCTCGATCAAAGAAGACAGACTTTTCACTGTCTTCTTCGCATTAGAAAGCTCGGATTCTGCCCGAGCTTTCGCAGATTCTGCTGTCCATCTGCTCTCCTTGTACCGGCCAATATCGTTTTTCACTTTGTGTAGCTCTCTTGTTCTTGAAGGTGGCTTCTGAGAAACACATGATGGAAACAAAAAAAACAAGTCACAACATATTAAACTTTAATCAAACAACATGAAGAGaggttttaacttttaatttagtTTATTGTGTTATATAAATTCTAAACATACCAATGAAGGAGCATCATCAGTACCAGCAAGCCTTTCATCAAACAAGTTAACTGCATCTTTAACTGATCCAACTCCTCTTCTATTACCAAGCCTTGTGCCATCCATCTAGAgctgaaaaaaaaaatgcaaatccaAAACTGAAAGGTTTATATAATTCAGATCACTATAATGCAATAGCATTTATTAGAAATTCCAACCCCCAACATAAAGCAAAAGTTTTCTTTTTTGGGTGTCTTTAATTTCTGCTATCTGAACATTCTACTATGTGACATTTATTTACTAGAATAGTAAAACATCACAAAGGGAATCATATGCCATACCTGATTCTGTTCCTTAGAATCTGCTgaaacaaaaatcaaatttttgtgaAGAATTTCTAAGCTcaaatagaaaaagaataatggATGCAAGATGGCATAAGATGGAGGGAGTTTCAATGACTGGCTGGTATTGGACATATCGCTACCTATCcatttatgattatttaatttctatttagaTTTTTCCAAAATTCCATTACACGTTTTACAGAGTCATTAATTTTTGTTCTAGGGACCACCTAGATTTCACTTTCACTAGTTTTGTCTGGTTTTATAATAGTAAAGAGTCCCTTCTCTTAGAAACTGAAAACTTGTGCCAACCAATGCTTTTGTTATGTAAAATATATAACTTTCTGATGTTTACTATTTCAGATATCTTGAAGAATGTTATTGTCTTATTGATTTGTCTTCCAACAAGAAAGAGAACAATCAAATCATGGATCAAATAGAGCATGCAAAATGTTTGCCCTGTACAACAAACTTATTTATCAAACTCAAGACTTCATCTAAACTCTTGAAATTTATGTAAATTTATCAACTTATAAGAACTTTTGGACCAAAACTGTGAACTTAATTTGAGAGTTAATTGTCTTGTGAAAACCAGACAAGTCATGCAACAAGAACTGATTAAGAATTAAGATGACTATGTTTTTTGTCTTTTTGATGTGGCTTTCCATTTGGGCAGAAGACTTGTGAGTTGTGACATTTTCTAAAGTTGTCTTGTCGTTAAGGAAAAACCATGGCTTTACCACAAAGGAATCTTATGGCTTAAGGATAATCCACATCTTCAAATACGGATCTATTAAATTGAGTCTtctacatgtgacaaccaatgtGGCCATGCAtttataataagaaaaaaaaaaaagaaggaccAATGTGGCCATGCATTTAtattaagaaaaaaaaggagGGGCCCTTTGCAGTTTGCAATAACACAAGGTGGATTGGGCTATCCGGCTactgatattttattttatatacatatacatatacatatatataacggAAAAACATGCGAAGCCACTAAAATCTAAGGGTGAGCATAGATCGGTTTGGTTCGagtttatggtaaaattagaactAAATCGATCAAAATGTAATTGGTTCGTTTGATTTGAATTTACGATTTTTTGTATATGTATCTGAACTAAACTAAACCGATTAAGAAtagattggttcggttcgggtaattgggtactCGATTACTTTGaaattccaaaaaaataaaatcaaatttttatcttaaaaattcaacaagtataaTAAACATGTAATattaatagaaataatccaaacatgttaaataccaaatacattaaaaactaaactcattaaaactCAAACATATTAATAGTAAATAATCNNNNNNNNNNNNNNNNNNNNNNNNNNNNNNNNNNNNNNNNNNNNNNNNNNNNNNNNNNNNNNNNNNNNNNNNNNNNNNNNNNNTAATaaaaaagttatatatatattattaatttttttatttaattaatatatgattggGTTCGCGGGTTGGTTTGGGTTCTGCACCTCCAAAACTGATACCTGAACCAATTACTAATAAAGGTCATCGATTTGGTTCGGATTGGGCCCGATTACCTGTTTgttccagaaccaatttaattagttTGGTTCGAGTTCGGACGGGTAATTGAATACCCGCTATCCGTGCTCACCCCTACTAAAATCCATAAATAAATAGACCAACTATATAGtatatacacaaaaaaaaaagatgaaccgACTAAGATGCAAAAAGAAACTCATTTGGCAGCAATACTAACCTGGCAGATTTGGAAGATGAGGAACTTGAGAATTTTTGAAGCCAAAGTCATTTCTCCTCAAGAAGTAGTAGCTATTGCAAGATCCGGAACTTTAGAAGCAGTGACTCACCTCTATTGATGAAGCTCCAAGAACGACACTCCTTCTCCAAAAActcttcctttttcattttacccTTTTCAAGTTCTATGTCTTAATGAGGAGATAACATCTAATATTTTTACTTAGTTGGAGAATTCCCATTTCTCTGTTGCTGTAAGTCCAAAATAGACCTTTTATTTTATTACACCAATAAAATTTgtcttttagaaaaaaaaaataaaaaataaaaaataaaaaattcttttgaTAATATTATATAAATTTGTTACGATAAATATAATTTAACAAAAGATTGTAATATGTCTCATCTTATAATAGCAATGAATATGTTGCACACTAGCATTTGATCTATCGTATAAGTATTTTAACTTATTACAaggattaaaataataaaaattttattaggaCCAAAATAAAATTCACTAATTTTATATAACTAAAACTTATTTAAGTTNNNNNNNNNNNNNNNNNNNNNNNNNNNNNNNNNNNNNNNNNNNNNNNNNNNNNNNNNNNNNNNNNNNNNNNNNNNNNNNNNNNNNNNNNNNNNNNNNNNNNNNNNNNNNNNNNNNNNNNNNNNNNNNNNNNNNNNNNNNNNNNNNNNNNNNNNNNNNNNNNNNNNNNNNNNNNNNNNNNNNNNNNNNNNNNNNNNNNNNNNNNNNNNNNNNNNNNNNNNNNNNNNNNNNNNNNNNNNNNNNNNNNNNNNNNNNNNNNNNNNNNNNNNNNNNNNNNNNNNNNNNNNNNNNNNNNNNNNNNNNNNNNNNNNNNNNNNNNNNNNNNNNNNNNNNNNNNNNNNNNNNNNNNNNNNNNNNNNNNNNNNNNNNNNNNNNNNNNNNNNNNNNNNNNNNNNNNNNNNNNNNNNNNNNNNNNNNNNNNNNNNNNNNNNNNNNNNNNNNNNNNNNNNNNNNNNNNNNNNNNNNNNNNNNNNNNNNNNNNNNNNNNNNNNNNNNNNNNNNNNNNNNNNNNNNNNNNNNNNNNNNNNNNNNNNNNNNNNNNNNNNNNNNNNNNNNNNNNNNNNNNNNNNNNNNNNNNNNNNNNNNNNNNNNNNNNNNNNNNNNNNNNNNNNNNNNNNNNNNNNNNNNNNNNNNNNNNNNNNNNNNNNNNNNNNNNNNNNNNNNNNNNNNNNNNNNNNNNNNNNNNNNNNNNNNNNNNNNNNNNNNNNNNNNNNNNNNNNNNNNNNNNNNNNNNNNNNNNNNNNNNNNNNNNNNNNNNNNNNNNNNNNNNNNNNNNNNNNNNNNNNNNNNNNNNNNNNNNNNNNNNNNNNNNNNNNNNNNNNNNNNNNNNNNNNNNNNNNNNNNNNNNNNNNNNNNNNNNNNNNNNNNNNNNNNNNNNNNNNNNNNNNNNNNNNNNNNNNNNNNNNNNNNNNNNNNNNNNNNNNNNNNNNNNNNNNNNNNNNNNNNNNNNNNNNNNNNNNNNNNNNNNNNNNNNNNNNNNNNNNNNNNNNNNNNNNNNNNNNNNNNNNNNNNNNNNNNNNNNNNNNNNNNNNNNNNNNNNNNNNNNNNNNNNNNNNNNNNNNNNNNNNNNNNNNNNNNNNNNNNNNNNNNNNNNNNNNNNNNNNNNNNNNNNNNNNNNNNNNNNNNNNNNNNNNNNNNNNNNNNNNNNNNNNNNNNNNNNNNNNNNNNNNNNNNNNNNNNNNNNNNNNNNNNNNNNNNNNNNNNNNNNNNNNNNNNNNNNNNNNNNNNNNNNNNNNNNNNNNNNNNNNNNNNNNNNNNNNNNNNNNNNNNNNNNNNNNNNNNNNNNNNNNNNNNNNNNNNNNNNNNNNNNNNNNNNNNNNNNNNNNNNNNNNNNNNNNNNNNNNNNNNNNNNNNNNNNNNNNNNNNNNNNNNNNNNNNNNNNNNNNNNNNNNNNNNNNNNNNNNNNNNNNNNNNNNNNNNNNNNNNNNNNNNNNNNNNNNNNNNNNNNNNNNNNNNNNNNNNNNNNNNNNNNNNNNNNNNNNNNNNNNNNNNNNNNNNNNNNNNNNNNNNNNNNNNNNNNNNNNNNNNNNNNNNNNNNNNNNNNNNNNNNNNNNNNNNNNNNNNNNNNNNNNNNNNNNNNNNNNNNNNNNNNNNNNNNNNNNNNNNNNNNNNNNNNNNNNNNNNNNNNNNNNNNNNNNNNNNNNNNNNNNNNNNNNNNNNNNNNNNNNNNNNNNNNNNNNNNNNNNNNNNNNNNNNNNNNNNNNNNNNNNNNNNNNNNNNNNNNNNNNNNNNNNNNNNNNNNNNNNNNNNNNNNNNNNNNNNNNNNNNNNNNNNNNNNNNNNNNNNNNNNNNNNNNNNNNNNNNNNNNNNNNNNNNNNNNNNNNNNNNNNNNNNNNNNNNNNNNNNNNNNNNNNNNNNNNNNNNNNNNNNNNNNNNNNNNNNNNNNNNNNNNNNNNNNNNNNNNNNNNNNNNNNNNNNNNNNNNNNNNNNNNNNNNNNNNNNNNNNNNNNNNNNNNNNNNNNNNNNNNNNNNNNNNNNNNNNNNNNNNNNNNNNNNNNNNNNNNNNNNNNNNNNNNNNNNNNNNNNNNNNNNNNNNNNNNNNNNNNNNNNNNNNNNNNNNNNNNNNNNNNNNNNNNNNNNNNNNNNNNNNNNNNNNNNNNNNNNNNNNNNNNNNNNNNNNNNNNNNNNNNNNNNNNNNNNNNNNNNNNNNNNNNNNNNNNNNNNNNNNNNNNNNNNNNNNNNNNNNNNNNNNNNNNNNNNNNNNNNNNNNNNNNNNNNNNNNNNNNNNNNNNNNNNNNNNNNNNNNNNNNNNNNNNNNNNNNNNNNNNNNNNNNNNNNNNNNNNNNNNNNNNNNNNNNNNNNNNNNNNNNNNNNNNNNNNNNNNNNNNNNNNNNNNNNNNNNNNNNNNNNNNNNNNNNNNNNNNNNNNNNNNNNNNNNNNNNNNNNNNNNNNNNNNNNNNNNNNNNNNNNNNNNNNNNNNNNAAcacaattaaaatataaaattttataccTATGTACGATGATAAATACATGAAAACAATACTAGGAGTTAAACAATTAGAAGAAAATTGTGATGAATTATATTTGTCCAGCAGAAAAATAAGTggaattttccttttatttttaaacctaaacaacaattttcttttgttttccatACAATATAATAATCAGTAAAAAACAAAATTGGAATTTAATTGTGAtagtaaaatagtaaaaaaaggACCGCGAAGGAAGCAAAAGTCATGTGAGATGTGTTACCTACTTCGCAGACATTTGAAGATTCACCGTGACTCAACTCAACTCAGCTCAACGCATAGATCTGTTACCTTCTTCGCTTCATCAATGGCTTCTCTCATCAGAAACCGTTAAATTTTCTGATCTGAGAATTCCGAGTACAGTAGGAGGAAACTATAATGGACGTGGAGAGATCGTCGCTGTGCAACTGCGTTGTCAACTTCCTCTTGGAAGAGAACTACCTTCTCACGGCGTTCGAGCTCCTCCACGAGCTTCTCGAAGACGGCCGCGACCACCACGCCATCCGCCTCAAGCAGTTCTTCTCCGATCCCTCCCTCTTCCCTCCCGATCAAATCTCCCGCCTCAATTCTCTCCGAGGTATACcttctcaaattctgattcgATCTCAAATTCAGCTCCTCAATCCCTAATTTCTCCATTGTTTTTGTTTCTGAAATGTTAGGAGATAATGAAATGTGTGTTGATCTTGACTTTTGACTTAGTAGTGACTAGTGAATGCAGCTGGAACTCCGAAAATTCAGTTACAATAACTAACTTCTTTAACTAACTAACAGGTTGACTTATCTAACCGTACATTTAGATAAATGTAGTAATTCTGAACTCTAGGATATACTTTTTGGTGGGAAAAGAATTTGATTTGAGGTGCGAAGTCGAACAGAAGTTAAATTAACATGCTGGATTTTGCTGCTAAACTAATGTTGAGTGATGTGGAAACTGTTGGTATTGAAGCTTCGAATACTAATAGTACAAAGATGAGTTCTCTGTTTCTGAAAGTACCCGACTGAAGATTTTTCTTAAGCTAACTGTTTCATATAAGGTTCGGTATCAGTTTCCTTTGCGCTATGGAGCAGTGACTTTGTTGTGTCCTCGGTGAGATTTTACAAGGGGCGAAAAAGCATGTGCCAGGGGTCCTATTCCCGGGGTTCTCTTTTGACTATTTCCCTATTTAATTTGTGAGAAAGAACAGCAGAGCAGTACTAGAGAAGCATTGTATACAGCTTGATAAAGGAATGAGTTATGCAACACAGAAATTACAAAGCAATCCTGATAAGTGATGCAGGGAATGTATACTTTCATAGATTCTGGCTTTTATATgtaaaagaatagaagaaaaatCCGGCTTCTATTGGGTAGA is a window encoding:
- the LOC107635694 gene encoding protein PLASTID MOVEMENT IMPAIRED 2, with translation MDGTRLGNRRGVGSVKDAVNLFDERLAGTDDAPSLKPPSRTRELHKVKNDIGRYKESRWTAESAKARAESELSNAKKTVKSLSSLIEESSNKAKMQMRDIETLEKRRKNQNGALVVKRNEHHEYANVMRELECVKRDLFKLKLDVASVLEQKSRAEKEFEESSSKIINCSRTAEGLRKEIEEANEEQVLAELARIEALKELEEIEAQRRKEANEHEAKLESMRKKMKEAIAEIEESKELEKKLAVTMSDVELLQNELNSVKENEKRAKGDEGIKQFEAGFAKEEESEGTAMMSKNIKEELEAAKKELALIKEEGFQFMVSMDVIRNELNHVTAETVRLKKEEGKVDSTVLNLNSKFLRAKSKLEAVSAAEQKAKSILMSLTHTLDNLKTERDDAKKEKDLISQEVTATSAEIQKIESEIDITEERLRDAMQELEVAKTSEALALEKLKTLAENTMRERASSSQHGSVITISKFEYEYLTNHASAAEEIADKKVEAAQAWIEAFKASEREILMKTKIAQKELKETKLMEKQAEEKFLARRVSSEEFENWPRKRERSNSKNFQRAMSRRSFKSNGSITPARRMKFQKSSSPATRLVSPFPVKARKKVIPNFAKFFRGKKNTKTTK